The following is a genomic window from Chryseobacterium sp. StRB126.
TTACCCTTGTTGTTATCTCGATTATTGGGATCGGGTATCTTTTAGCATTGGGCCAGACCATTTTAGCCCCTTTTTTCTTTGCATTCCTGATGGCTATGCTGTTTTTACCGGCAGCCACTTTTATGGAAAAAACACTAAGATTTCCGAGATCTGTATCAACAATGACTTCCGTATTCATTATGTTGATAATTTTAGCAGGAATCATTTACTTTTTCACCAATCAGCTATCTGATTTCAGCAAGGATCTTCCTCATCTGAGAGAGCAGCTTACTACCGTTTTTAACAATGCCCAACATTGGGTTTCCAAAACTTTCAATGTAAAGGTAGATGAGCAGGTAGATTACATCAACCAGGCACTGAATAAGCTTTTATCTTCTTCCGGTGCCATTTTAGGTTTTACATTCGGGATTTTTTCAACAGGATTTGGGTTTATCATATTCTTTACTCTATTTTTCATCTTTATCTTAAATTACAGAAGACTGTTGAATAACTTTATTATTACTGTATTTAAAGAAAGACATAAATCAAGGGTTCAAGATGCTGTGAATGAAATTCGTATCATGACCAAGAAATACATCTTCGGACTTTGTCTTCAGGTTATTATTGTATCTATCCTAACCTCTATTGTACTTACCGTTTTAGGCGTAAAATATGCTATCCTTTTAGCGGTTTTAACAGGGTTATTAAATGTAATTCCCTATTTGGGTATTTTCACATCGCTACTGATCTCCTGTTTTATCGCATTTGCTACTGGCAGCCCTTCAACATGTATTTATGTAGCCATCGGATATATTGGCATTCATGCCATAGATGGAAATATTGTACTTCCATTTGTTGTAGGTTCCAGAGTGAAAATCAATGCTTTATTTTCTTTCATAGGCATTCTTTTAGGAGAACACCTTTGGGGAATTGCCGGAATGTTCCTTTGTATTCCCGCCATTGCCATTATTAAGATTATCTGCGAAAAAGTTGAAGATTTAAGACCTTGGGGAAAACTACTTGGAGAAGAAGAAAAACCTAACAAAAAGAAGAAAAGCTATAAGATTTCAAAAAATATCACTTTGAAAGAAATGGACTGATATTATGAGTGATGAGTAATAAAAAAATCAATCTCAATAAAAACGGCTGCCCTTAAACAGGACAGCCGTTGTATTATTCGATTTATGGTAAAGCGCAATATGGGTGCATTCCATTTGGACAGGTTTCTGTACAAAGAATATTAGACTGTATATCCGGACAGTATCCATAGTCCTGCCCTCCACCACCAGTACCTCCTAAACAAGGATCACCAGGTGGAATTTTACATGGGCATCCTATAGGGCCAATATCACATTTTCCAATACCAACTCCACCCTGGATTTCTCTTAAGTTTGTTCGATTTAGTTTTTTAAGATTTTTCAACATAATATTATTAGTTTAGTTTGTTTTCAAATATAAATAATAAAACGATGCAAAAGTTCGCATTAACCTACCATTAACCCAACCAATATAACCTTTCATTAAAAAAATCACATTAGAATTGTATTTTTATTCTACATTTGATATAAAATATTTATTATGAAAATCATCAAATTTATCATCTGTATTTTATTTGGGGTTATGTTTATTAATGCGGGATTAGACAAGTTCTTTCATTACAACCCGGTTCCTCCACTCACCGATGCACAAATGAAAATATACGCAGCATTTGGAGAAATAGGATGGCTATTGCCACTCGTAGGAACTGTAGAAGTAATTGGCGGCCTTTTATTTATCTTTCCAAAAACAAGAGCATTAGGAGCCATCATTATTCTGCCAGTTTTAACAGGAATTTTGATTCATAACGTATACAGAGATCCCTCCACCACTGGTATTTGTATTTCCGGCATTCTATTTCTGATTAATATCTGGATATTAATTGATAACCGAGAGAAATATAAAAATCTGGTTGGATAGCAATTAGAACTTCAAAGATAGCAGATGACATCAAACATCATCTGCTATCTTCCATTATATAAAAGCGCTAAATCCGGTAATTGATCGTCCTACAATGAGCGAGTTAATTTCTTTTGTTCCTTCATAAGAATAAATAGCTTCGGCATCTGCGACAAAACGGGCAACATCATATTCCAGAAGAATACCATTTCCGCCCATCACTTCTCTCGCTCTGGAAACAATATCCCGGGTTCTTAATGTACAGAAAACCTTAGCCAATGAAGCATGTTCATCCTTTAAAATCCCCTCATCCTGCATTTCAGACAACCTGAAAACCATAGTCTGCATAGCAGTAAGATTGGATAACATTTCCACCAAATGCCCCTGAATCATCTGAAAGGAAGCAATCGGTTTTCCAAACTGTTCTCTTGTTCGGGTATATGCCAAAGCGCTTTCATAAGCTCCTCTTGCACATCCGGTTGCCATCCAGGCTACTCCTGCCCTTGTCATTCTCAGCACTTTTCCTGTATCTTTAAATGAATTAGCGTTCTGCAGGCGGTTTTCTTCTGTAACCAGACAGTCTTTAAGGGTAATTAATCCGTTCTGGACTATTCTCAAAGCCATTTTTCCTTTGATTTTCTCTACAGAATATCCCGGATTGTCTTTTTCAACAATAAATCCTTTTACTTCACCGCTATCTAAATCTCTTGCCCAGATAATAACAAGATCTGCAAAGGTGGCGTTTCCTATCCATTTTTTCTGACCGTTTAAAACCCAGCCTTCATCCGTTTTCTTACAAGTAACGGTAAGTCCGCCCGCAGCTCCGGAGCCTACTTCCGGCTCGGTAAGTCCAAAGGCTCCTATTTTTTCAAACTTCTGCATCTGCGGAAGCCATTTCTGTTTTTGTTCTTCTGAACCACAGATATAGATAGAACCCATTGCTAATCCTGACTGCACTCCAAAAAAGGTAGCAATAGAGGCATCAATTCTTGCCATTTCCATAGCAATAACCCCTTCCATCAGAAAAGGCATTCCCGGACAGCCATATCCTTCATAGGTTACTCCGCAAATATCCAGCTTTTGAAATTTTGGAATCAATTCAAAAGGGAATTCATCTCTAAGCCAGTAATGGTTGACCAAAGGTTTTATTTCTTTCTCCATAAAGGCTTTTACTTTCAGCTGGATTTCCCGCTGTTCAGGAGATAAAGTATGGTAGATATCATAAAAATCACCATCAATGGGAGGAAGTTCTTTCTTTTTCTTATCAGGATCAAGCATTTTCATGAGCCCTGAGAGTTGTTTATCATCAAGCTTTGAAAAATTATGCATCAATTTGGGCAAATCTACTTTTTGTGAAATAGCACTTAGCTGCTCAAAATCTATGGACGTAAATAGCCCTATTGCATTTCTGATTTTAGAAAAGGTATTTGACATAATGATATATTGTGATTTTGGTTTGTAAAAAGATAAGCAAAAATTACTCCGAAAGCAAACAATCAACTCACCACTTATTTTACAAAACATTAATATTCAAATCGTTAAACGAGAATATTCTCTTTACAAGTTTTTTACTTCCCATTTTCAAGAATTACAAAAAATCCTGACTGAACTTTGACTCAAGCAAAACCTCAAAAATCTTACGCTATGAAAACGAATTACATTACATTATCATTATCTGCTGTTCTTTTACTGGGAATTTATTCATGTAAAAAAGTAGAAGCTACCAGCAGCGAACTTAAAGACTATGAAGCATCAACAGATTCTGCTGCCGTTGTAGCAGACAGTGTTTCATCCGTTGCCAGCATGGAAGTTAAGGATAAAAAATTCATCAAAACGGCAGATGTCAACATGGAAGTAAAGGATGTTTACAATGCTACAATTGCGATTGAAAAATCGGCACAGGATCTTGGAGGTTTTGTTACCAAAAGCAATCTTCAGAGCAATGTTGTTTATGAAGACACTTACAATACTTCTGACACTGAAGCCATGCTCATCAAAAAGTACAAGACTGAAAACACAATGCAGGTGCGTGTACCCACTGAAAAACTTGGTGAATTTCTAACGTTCATCAATACCAACAAGTTATTTCTTAATTCGAGAACCATCAATGCGGAAGATGTTACTGCTAATATTAAATATTCTGAACTGGAAGCGAAAAGAAACCAAAAGACTTCAGAAAATATTGACAAGATAAAAACCAACAAAGACAAAGTATCCTTAGATGACAATAATATGTCTGAAGGAAATCTTCAAAAACTGAATACCATGAGTATGGCCGACAACCTGAAATACAGCACAATTGACATCTACATCAAAGAGCCAAAACTGCGCATTGCTGAAATTGCTGTAACCAATACAGACAGCATTGATAATAAATATAAATACAACTTTATATATGATGCAAAAGACGGTTTTGTTTATGGGTTTTATCTGATTCAGAGAATAATCGTAGGTCTTATCAATATCTGGCCCATTGTATTAATTGCAGCCGGAGTGGTTTATTTGTTAAGAAAAAGAAAAGCAAAAAGGCCTGAACTTCCTAAACCTTCGGAACAGAACTCCTAACCTATGGGTTATCATCATAATTTTAGATTTTACAGCCTCCTGTTTTCAGGAGGTTTTTATTTTTTTTAAAAAAAACTGTAACGATTGTCACCCACCCCTTACCTACTGTTTAAAAGAAAAGAAAATCAAAAAATAAATACTATGAAAAATTTAATAAAACTTGGATTCGCAGCATTACTGTCAATACATTTCACAACAGCAACTGCACAGAATAAGAACACAGGAAATGAAAACAGCCTGCTTTGGGAAATATCCGGAAACGGACTTTCTAAACCCTCTTATATTACCGGAACTTTTCATATCTTATGCAGTAAAGATTTTGAAATAAAACCTAAAGTACTGAAAGCACTAGATAAATCAGAAAACTTTGTCATGGAAATCAATTATACAGATCCCAGCGAAATGACTGACTTACAAAAAATGTATCAGAACGATAAGAAAATATCCGATCAGCTTTCACCCAATGAAGCTAAAGAATTGGATAAAATTCTTGCAGATTATGGGACAAATCTGGAAAAAACAAATAACTCCAGTCCTCAGGCTCTTTACGCACTTCTTAGTATGAAAGCGATCCCATGTCCTCAAACTGAAATGAAGATGTATGAGATCGAGCTTCTTCAGAATGCTATTAAAGGAAAAAAGAATATCAAAGGTTTGGAGAAAGTAAATGATCAGATGAAATCAATCAATAATGCTTATGATCTCAAAGCTACCATTGCCCAGTTAAAATTAGGTAAAGAATATGAAACATTATTTAAAAGTATGATCGCAGCTTTTAAAAATGAAGATGCTCAGTCATTATACACTCTTTTTAAGGATGAAAGATTTATGAATGCTAAGCAGGAAAAAGCGATGCTTACAGACAGAAATAAAAACTGGGTAGAAATAATTCCAGAAATGATGAGGGCCGGAAGTTCATTTTTCGCAGTAGGAGGATCCCATTTAATGGGAGAAAACGGAGTTATCCCACTTTTACAGTCAAAAGGATATACAGTAAAACCCGTACATAGCCTATAACAATAACCAACCATAAAACTATTGTGAGTAATCCCACTGAAACAGCCTTTTTAAAGCTTGTTAATCAGCACAAAGGCATTTTATACAAAGCTTCCCGGATCTATGCAGATTCCTTAGAAGACCGGGAAGACCTTCAGCAGGAAATCCTTATCCAGTTGTGGAAATCTTATCAAAATTTTAAAGGAAATAGTGAATTTTCTACCTGGATGTATCGTGTTGCCATCAATACTGCTATTACTTATTTAAAGAAAGAAAAACAGAGAGCAAAAAACCATACAGACTCGCCCCATCATTTTGAAGTGCAACAGGAAGATTACAATCCTACAAAGGATAGACAACTGGAAATTTTCTATCGTGCCGTTCAGGAATTAAATGCTTTGGAAAAGGCTGTTATATTTTATTTCATGGAAGGAATGTCACATAAAGAAATTGGAAACAACCTCGGGCTTAGCGAAGGCA
Proteins encoded in this region:
- a CDS encoding AI-2E family transporter; translated protein: MNFLRLPFLVKLTLVVISIIGIGYLLALGQTILAPFFFAFLMAMLFLPAATFMEKTLRFPRSVSTMTSVFIMLIILAGIIYFFTNQLSDFSKDLPHLREQLTTVFNNAQHWVSKTFNVKVDEQVDYINQALNKLLSSSGAILGFTFGIFSTGFGFIIFFTLFFIFILNYRRLLNNFIITVFKERHKSRVQDAVNEIRIMTKKYIFGLCLQVIIVSILTSIVLTVLGVKYAILLAVLTGLLNVIPYLGIFTSLLISCFIAFATGSPSTCIYVAIGYIGIHAIDGNIVLPFVVGSRVKINALFSFIGILLGEHLWGIAGMFLCIPAIAIIKIICEKVEDLRPWGKLLGEEEKPNKKKKSYKISKNITLKEMD
- a CDS encoding bacteriocin-like protein, with the protein product MLKNLKKLNRTNLREIQGGVGIGKCDIGPIGCPCKIPPGDPCLGGTGGGGQDYGYCPDIQSNILCTETCPNGMHPYCALP
- a CDS encoding MauE/DoxX family redox-associated membrane protein, which encodes MKIIKFIICILFGVMFINAGLDKFFHYNPVPPLTDAQMKIYAAFGEIGWLLPLVGTVEVIGGLLFIFPKTRALGAIIILPVLTGILIHNVYRDPSTTGICISGILFLINIWILIDNREKYKNLVG
- a CDS encoding acyl-CoA dehydrogenase family protein; amino-acid sequence: MSNTFSKIRNAIGLFTSIDFEQLSAISQKVDLPKLMHNFSKLDDKQLSGLMKMLDPDKKKKELPPIDGDFYDIYHTLSPEQREIQLKVKAFMEKEIKPLVNHYWLRDEFPFELIPKFQKLDICGVTYEGYGCPGMPFLMEGVIAMEMARIDASIATFFGVQSGLAMGSIYICGSEEQKQKWLPQMQKFEKIGAFGLTEPEVGSGAAGGLTVTCKKTDEGWVLNGQKKWIGNATFADLVIIWARDLDSGEVKGFIVEKDNPGYSVEKIKGKMALRIVQNGLITLKDCLVTEENRLQNANSFKDTGKVLRMTRAGVAWMATGCARGAYESALAYTRTREQFGKPIASFQMIQGHLVEMLSNLTAMQTMVFRLSEMQDEGILKDEHASLAKVFCTLRTRDIVSRAREVMGGNGILLEYDVARFVADAEAIYSYEGTKEINSLIVGRSITGFSAFI
- a CDS encoding DUF4349 domain-containing protein; amino-acid sequence: MKTNYITLSLSAVLLLGIYSCKKVEATSSELKDYEASTDSAAVVADSVSSVASMEVKDKKFIKTADVNMEVKDVYNATIAIEKSAQDLGGFVTKSNLQSNVVYEDTYNTSDTEAMLIKKYKTENTMQVRVPTEKLGEFLTFINTNKLFLNSRTINAEDVTANIKYSELEAKRNQKTSENIDKIKTNKDKVSLDDNNMSEGNLQKLNTMSMADNLKYSTIDIYIKEPKLRIAEIAVTNTDSIDNKYKYNFIYDAKDGFVYGFYLIQRIIVGLINIWPIVLIAAGVVYLLRKRKAKRPELPKPSEQNS
- a CDS encoding TraB/GumN family protein; translated protein: MKNLIKLGFAALLSIHFTTATAQNKNTGNENSLLWEISGNGLSKPSYITGTFHILCSKDFEIKPKVLKALDKSENFVMEINYTDPSEMTDLQKMYQNDKKISDQLSPNEAKELDKILADYGTNLEKTNNSSPQALYALLSMKAIPCPQTEMKMYEIELLQNAIKGKKNIKGLEKVNDQMKSINNAYDLKATIAQLKLGKEYETLFKSMIAAFKNEDAQSLYTLFKDERFMNAKQEKAMLTDRNKNWVEIIPEMMRAGSSFFAVGGSHLMGENGVIPLLQSKGYTVKPVHSL
- a CDS encoding RNA polymerase sigma factor, with translation MYADSLEDREDLQQEILIQLWKSYQNFKGNSEFSTWMYRVAINTAITYLKKEKQRAKNHTDSPHHFEVQQEDYNPTKDRQLEIFYRAVQELNALEKAVIFYFMEGMSHKEIGNNLGLSEGNARVKLNRTKEKIQQIIKKSGYEF